The proteins below are encoded in one region of Clostridia bacterium:
- the msrA gene encoding peptide-methionine (S)-S-oxide reductase MsrA, giving the protein MALERATFGAGCFWGVEASFREIPGVVDAVVGYEGGSMKNPTYEDVCTDETGHAEVVEVTFDPAKVSYETLVEHFWQTHNPTTLNRQGPDVGTQYRSAIFFHSPEQERVAKESMQKAQARFKSPIVTAIEPAQPFYRAEEYHQQYLAKRGMRQCHL; this is encoded by the coding sequence ATGGCTTTGGAGAGGGCTACGTTTGGAGCAGGATGCTTCTGGGGTGTTGAGGCATCGTTTCGCGAGATTCCCGGTGTCGTTGATGCGGTTGTTGGATATGAGGGCGGCAGCATGAAGAATCCAACCTACGAAGACGTATGCACGGATGAGACCGGGCACGCTGAAGTTGTAGAAGTCACCTTCGATCCCGCCAAGGTTTCGTACGAAACACTGGTTGAGCATTTCTGGCAGACGCACAATCCCACGACGCTCAATCGCCAGGGCCCGGACGTAGGCACGCAGTATCGCTCCGCAATCTTCTTCCATTCACCCGAGCAGGAGCGGGTTGCGAAGGAATCGATGCAGAAGGCGCAAGCACGCTTCAAGAGCCCTATCGTGACTGCAATCGAACCAGCGCAACCCTTCTACCGCGCCGAGGAATACCATCAGCAGTACCTTGCAAAGCGAGGCATGAGGCAGTGTCACCTGTAG
- a CDS encoding NAD-dependent epimerase/dehydratase family protein → MRVLVIGGTGSVGKHVVRQLAYAGHEITVFHRGEHEAHFDMAVRHVHAAGEPMRALAFPAELRNPEPDVVVHMVPMGEMDARAAVEFFRGYAQRIVGVSSGDVYRAYGRLTSIEPGPLEAGPLTEESPLRTVLYPYRKMAKSEQVLEYWYEKILAERELLSTDLPCTILRLGKVYGKDSNADFSSVHPFRNHPQWRWTHVYVENVAAAIVLAAFSGQSGIFNVGEQHTPTVAERLAQLPASDVPVVENVSFNFEQDIILDTSRIRTALGYTEAVGYDEGLRRTIKGLGQESM, encoded by the coding sequence CATGAGATCACCGTGTTCCACCGCGGCGAACACGAGGCGCATTTCGACATGGCAGTTCGACATGTTCATGCCGCGGGCGAACCGATGCGCGCGCTCGCTTTTCCCGCAGAGTTGCGAAACCCAGAACCGGACGTCGTCGTTCACATGGTGCCCATGGGCGAGATGGACGCACGTGCAGCTGTCGAGTTCTTTCGCGGGTATGCGCAGCGCATCGTTGGCGTGAGCAGCGGTGACGTTTACCGCGCCTACGGGCGGCTGACTAGCATCGAGCCGGGCCCACTTGAAGCTGGCCCGCTCACGGAGGAATCGCCGCTAAGGACTGTCTTATATCCCTATCGCAAAATGGCGAAATCCGAGCAGGTGCTGGAGTACTGGTACGAAAAGATACTTGCCGAGCGCGAGCTTTTATCCACCGATCTGCCATGCACGATCCTGCGATTGGGTAAGGTGTATGGAAAGGACTCCAACGCTGATTTCTCGAGTGTGCATCCCTTCCGAAATCATCCGCAGTGGCGCTGGACGCACGTTTACGTTGAGAATGTGGCGGCTGCCATCGTCCTGGCTGCCTTCTCCGGACAAAGCGGAATCTTCAACGTCGGCGAGCAGCACACGCCGACTGTCGCTGAGCGTTTGGCGCAACTCCCGGCGTCCGACGTGCCGGTCGTCGAAAACGTTTCGTTCAACTTCGAGCAAGACATTATTCTCGACACATCCCGGATCCGCACTGCGCTCGGGTACACGGAAGCAGTCGGCTACGATGAGGGACTGCGAAGAACTATCAAAGGGCTAGGACAAGAGTCAATGTAG